CCAAGAGTTATTTTGAGGGCTAAAGTTTAACTCAAGAAAATAGCCCTTAAATGAAATAGCCCTCCTATTTGGCTCCCTTTTGGCTATTCGGGGGTGGGCTAAAAAATAACCCATAGATCCAAACAGACCAAGGTGATTATTAGTTCAATTTTTTATTAGTATTTTTCAATAGGTCTATTTGATAGAATCATTTAATTTGTTAGTAGTTCAATATTTTTGTGATACAAGGTGATTAttagttcaaatatttttaATAGCAAAATTCTTAGGCAAAATATGAGTCCCATATTATTTTCAGATAAAAAGGCCAGACATACTACATTCGGCATCTAAAATTTTGGCGGGCAAACTTTTATTTTGAAAGTTTTGGCGGCCAACCTTCCATAACTGAAAATACCCCCGCTATCTCCTGCGCGGGCGGCCTTCAAAATTTGGAATCCAAGCGCTCCTGTCCACACGTTCCCTTCTTATCCCTTCGTCTCTCCCTCGTctgttctctctccctcctcagtACCAAGAACCAAGCACCACACACCACCAGCACCAAGAACCAAGCGCCTGGCATATTCCCCAAGTTCCATGCGTAGCGCCGCTGCGCCGGCGCACGCAGCGGGGTGATGCCCTCTGCCTGCCTCGTCGCTCTGGCCTCCATCACCGCCAGCCTCAGCCTGTTGCGCAGCACAGCATGCGAGCGGACTACGGCGAGGTGCGCACACTGCTTGCTGGGGCCATACGCAGCGGCAAGAATGGGTACACGGCCGGGCTCCCGGAGTACTCGCACGCCATGGCGGATGGCTACATTGGGCGCAAGGAACGCCGCCGAGCAGGTGCTCAACTTCTCCCAATCCCCCCAATCCATTGCAACTAATTTCGATCTTTAATTTAGATccagtttctttcttggttcaTGAGTCACGATATGCTCTCTCCCTGTGACAGGATTTGGAGTTCGGGTCATGTCCAATCCAAGCTGCCCTTGACTTTGTCCACGATTCAAGCACCGCCGGCAGCTTATAGGTAACAATCACTCCATTCGCCCCAAATCTCTATTGCTTCTTTCACTGAGATGCCATATGTGCGTGAGATGCCCCAAATCTTAGGAATTCATAGATGCATTTCCTTAATCTCCTCTCTGATGACTGAAAGAAATTTCACATATTAGTTAAAAGGCATCATTAATGTGACATGTCGTGAAGCTAGATGTTCTGTCAAGCCAATTGGCTTCCATTGATTTACTTCAGTTGAAGCTTATCTCATCTGAAAATCAATTTATGTGACTTCTATACAGCTTTTCATGTCCTTAATTAGAGTAGATATCTTTTTTTTCAAAGGAGCGGTGGATTGTGAAACCATGTTACAGCTATATTGTGGTTTCTTGTCTTTTCACGTATCTAAACAGGCAACTGATTCATGTTTGTGTGAGCAGGGAAAACCATGCAGAGTGTCGACATTCACATGGTCAACATCAGTGGTCAACCATGTTTGCGTTAGCTGCACACTGGAATCAACTACGGCAAACGATGATTGCGGCCACCATCTTTAGGATCATTTGTTCACACTGTCCTTTTTGTGTATATTTATTTGTATATGGTGGTGAATACTTGTGACCAAGTGCTGGTCTTGTATAAGTAAAAGAATTCTAGGATGATTgtctaatatatatatttattcttTTGAATGGTTTTCATTTGTCATCTACGTGTATTTGGATATCCTTTTATGACAATGTGGAGATATTTTCGTCACAGAATAGCTATGTATGCAGAGGATTTGTGATGCTTTGGCGATATTGGATGATAAAAAATATCGTCATAGAATGTATAAATTTAGTGATGATAATGTAATCGTCATAAAATACATTACATGATGTTATAGAAATTGTCATAAAGTATGTTTGAATGATGATAAGTGAATCGTCACAAACTAGTTCCATTCTATGACAATTTTGTGAAGAACGCCACCAATACTATTTTGTGATGGTCGTTCTGTGACGATTCTCATGACGCAGGCTAAATGTCACTATTAAGCTTCTATGACGAAAACCCATATTTTTTGTGACGATAATGGATCATCATGGATAGTCAAATCTCTTGTAGTGTTTTTAGCCGCAATGATTATGCATTAATCCCGTATTTATAAAATCCGAAAAAAAATTAGACACACCATATATCCTCTCTTGTTCCACAATATTATTAATCATTGCACTTCATGTTTAAACATAGGAAACACGAAGTCTtaatcatatttttttaaaaaaatagcttGCATAAAGGAGTGTGTAGTGTAATATTCATATAAGTTGAATGTAGATTAAACAATAATATCTTCCGGTAAATTTTTCGGTTCCCGTCTGTTTTCGCTCCCGTTCCTGGTTTTTCCGTTTCTGCTCTCGTTTCTCGTAATAAAATATAACAACGAAAATAGTTGAAAGATTTTTCCGCTCATTTCTGTCCGTTTTCATCTCTATTTGCAGCTGTCGTTTCTAGCGGTCGTTTCACCATCTAGAAGGAAGAGGCCACCACCCAGCGCCGCAGATTTGGGCATGCTACGCGCGTGTTGCATTTGTACCATGTGCATCGAGTGCTTCAAACCCATCCAAACATCCAATAAATGATGCATCAATCTGCTAGCTTGGCAAAAGACCCCATTTAAAACTTTGGGCGTGCACATGGGAAAAAAATATCACGTGCTGCGAGCAAGCAACTAACAGCCTTCGATTCGAATAGACCCTGTTTGGATCCACCTCAGATCGTGGATTGTTCGAAGCTGGATTGTAAAAGCTTGGACTGTGCGATGGTTAGATCACACAATCTGGTAAAAGTTATGGCGAGCCAGCTCGTGGGATTCCATAATCCGGGGTGGGTGGACTGTAGAGGCAGGATCCACGGTCCCGGTTAATACGTACTCCCTTCATCATTCGAAGACTGTTCATTTAGTCTTTAATTTTATCTTATAAAAACTGTGCGTTAGTATAATGTAGTAAAGTTCATCTaattaaaatagtatcaaatatcaaaaaaataattgcataaagAAGGGTATAGAGCCAATCAAATGTTTAAGTTAACTTTTCTAGTTCCAATATGTTTGCATTTATTGAGAATCTAAGAAATTAAATAAATTGCACAATATTCAATCACAAATGCTATAGTTAACTAGAAGTAACATGGTCATTTTGCACTACTGCTAATATGTATGAAAATTTCTAAATGAATAGTCTTTGTGGGGCGGAGAAAGTATTTGTATTTCTATGATGCGTGTCCAGTGTTTTAATTCaaatcataaaaatatttgATCATTAACCTTCTAGCTCGGCGAAAGATTTCAGCAGCGACAACCATTTAAAGGTTGCATACGAGCAGCACGGATTTTTCCAGATTTAGCAGATCGTGAAGGATTACttcagaaaggaaaaaaaaagcagaTCGTTGCTGTGGTATGATCTGCCAGATATCTGGAAATATCGTGGACAAACGCATGGTGTCATGATCTGCCAGATATTTCCAGGGACTGCATAGAAATTCCTCCTTCAGAGACACTGCACTGTGTCGCTGCTGTGTTCGACACAGTACTCCTACTTGCTGTAGTAGTGTAGTTGCTGTGGCATCACGCTGCTGGGGACCTGATAGGGACAACGTGGTCAATTGGGAAGTTTCTGAACGGCTAAACTTTCATCTCCTCCAGCTCATCCAGTGAAAAAGCAAGCATATTCGCAGTATCATCAGCATCTGTCCAAATGCTTCGCAGAGACCACCGTTACCTACAGACCAGGAAAAACGGGGAAGCTGCTACACGTACAAATGTTCAGAGCTCACCAACCTCACTCTCACTGCTAACGCAAGGAAAGGCTGCACCGGACCTCAATCATCTGGATAGACATATCAGGAAGATGAAGAATCTGCACTGGAAACAACTCTGAATGTTATCGTTTCGACAAAGCTCTGAAGATTGCTGATGGTATTCGGCTCCAATCTACACAACTACGATCGATTGGATTCTGTTGCCATTTTTCACTCACAAGTTTCGGTAAGTCTGGACGTGGGCTATACACGCAGTGAAGTTTCagctcctctttttttttaagaaaaactgTGGGTTCCCCACAGCGCttcattttataattttttggaaaataaacaaACTGTACAAGGATTCAAAGAACTCATTGTTACTGTTCTCAGATAAATATAGAACTCCATATAGCATTGAGTTATAATGTTTTGTAGTTCTGACTGCTAACACTGTGCCTCTTCAAGGCTAAAAATTTTCGACATCAAGGCTGCTGTTTGTATCAGTATTGTGCTACATGATCCGCAGTATATTTTCCagaactaaataaaaaatgacTAATACAGTGTTTTTTTATATCCGTATTGTGCTACCTATCTGACGTTTGACAATACACAATATTCAGAGGCAACGAACAAAAGCCTTCTGTATTGGCATCTAGCCATCTACCACCCATCTGAACAACCAAACAAGAAAGATATTTTTAGGAGTAACATAAAAATTCTACAGAGTACATAAAAAATGCTCCTGCCTACGAGTCTGCTTATTTTTAGGAGACAATGTGGTCAGATCAATGTAATAAACAAGTATTGTACTGCTCATCGCCTCTTCTCAGTGCTACCCGCTGAACAGAAACCGAACATCCATTACTACATTTGACCAAACAGAAACATGGCCTGTACGGAAGCAAAGGAACGTGGTGCTCTTCGATTAAGAACAATTCCTGAATGTAAAGTGTAGCACACTGAACAATCAGAAACGAAAAGGACAAGCAGAAACGGGATGACCATCCAATATTCAGAGACAAGGAACGAACATAAAATGGCTGAATGCTGTTTGCCCATCTGAATTCTGAAGGAACAAATCTAAGAGATGATAAATTACTGAACCAGAAACGAAAGAATTTTGTCACTGATCGCAAGCTCCAATGATGAGCTTCAATCCTACACAGGACTCCAATCCATGCTGACCTGCATACCACTACTTCTGCACTACACCACTACGGTCTACGGCACCACAACCAGGCATTAGCAGGGAGTTTTGTTTCTCTGAATGGAAAGCAAATCTGAACTATTCACAGTTGCAGCTGCATCCCTCCTCGGGGtcggagcagagcagagcagagcagagcagagctcaGGTTCAGAATAGCGGCATGTTGTTGAAGAAGTCGGCGTCCCCGGGCACCTGCAGGTAGTCGAGGTTGATCCCCGCGAGCCAGTCGTCGCCGCCGAGGTTGCCGAAGTCCTGCACCTCCTCCTTGGGcaggacggcgccggcgggggcggggcccATGTCGTCGAACTCCGGCAGCGAGCCCAGCCCCGGGAACGTGTCGTCGTCGATCTCCGACTCCGGCGTGCGCGTGTCGGAGTGGGAGTGCGAGAGCGACGCCTCCGACTCCATTGCCTTCTCCTTCTGCTGCTGCATCTTCTCCCACTCGTTCTTCTTGTTGTACAGGCGGCACAGCACCCAGTCGTCCAGCTGCAGGAGGATCGAACCAATCCAACATCGAAAGCGTCAGCATTCCCGTCGAATCGATCAAGAACAGTTGAATAATCCTTGGCGCATCAAGAAATGGTGGAAATTTAGAGACTTGGTGAGGTTGGCAGGCCGTTGGTTCTTACCCTGAGCGAGCCGTTGCCGGGCTTCttgccgccggcgtcggcgagACGGTACTCGTGCATGATCCACTCGGTCTTGATCCCGCGCGAAGGCTTCCCGTGGTAGAAGACGAGCGCCTTCTTGATCCCCAGGGTCCGGCCCCCGTGCTGGacgggcttgtcggcgccggTGGCCTTCCAGTACCCGGTCCCGGCGGCGCGGTTGGGGCGGGAGCCGTTGGGGTACTTGCGGTCCCTCGGCGTGAAGAAGTACCACTCGCGGCGGCCGAAGAGGGCGCGCTCGGGGAGCTCCCAGGGGTCGAAGCGGTAGAGGTCGACCTCGGCGATGATGGGCACCGGCGCGCTgcgcccggcggcgcgcgcgcagaGGTAGTGCGCGACGAGCTCCTCGTCGGTGGGGTGGAAGCGGAAGCCCGGGGGCAGGttcagctccgcctcggcgtcaCGGCGCtgcgtcgcggccgccgccgtcaccatGGCTGCTTCTTGGTTGGTGGCTCTCGCTCCTTGCGGTGGGTGGGGTGGCCGGCTGCGGCTGAGGCGGGTtgagtggagtggagtggggGGTTCTTGGGGAGGCGGGGAGCGGAGGGGGAAGGGGGATAAAtagagagaggggaggagggtGGAGGGGTCAAGGGCACGAAGGTTCGCGGGCGCCGGGGGGTCAAAGCGAGGGGGCGAGGTGGgattgggggcggcggcggcggcggctgggggagCGGGCAGGGCAAGCCCGGGGCAGGCAGGGGTCGCCGATGGTTGGAGGCAGCGGTCGGCCGCTTGCGCCGGACGCTGACGTCCATTTGACCGGGTCGGCGACCCATGGGACACCGTTGGATacagggagcggcggccgctgtcttcatttttttttctcatctcagacagaaaaaaaaaggaaacagtCATAGCGAATTATCAAGGATTCTTCTTACAGTAGTACAATTCAAGCTTCCTCTAAATGGAGCAAAGATGCTGCATCCGTTTAAATCTTCTaccaatttttcaagatttaagaGAAGCATACAGCAACAAACGGTTGTGCAAATCTCCGGACACGGTAGTTATGTGGATCTGTTATTTCCGACAATTTATAACAGCTAATCTTTAGAGGAAGTATTATAATAGGCTATAACCAGGTTGATTCCTacgttgagagagagagagagaaatgacTACTTCACAAACTGCCAGCCAAAACGAGCACTTTATTCTATGCTCGTAGGTCAGCACCATTGTATCCGCCGCCTTGCAGCCTACAACAGGCGCGGAGAGAGCGCATGGCTGCGCGTCCCAGCTGGCTTGCCGGTGGTATTATTAAATCTGCTCATATCGTTCATCGCAATATGTCGGAAAAAACGTATATTTATATTTAtccctttttaaaaaaatcaccaCCAAATCGAATCCTATAGATTTTCTTTTATCGAACAGTGCACGGCCATGCTTAATTACCATTTCAAAACATCAGATGACTCAATGTGTAACTACCATTTCTAGATTCCTCTGGTTTCTTCAAAGGGGATACTTTTAACTAAGGATAATCTTGCTAAGAAGAATTGGACAGGAAGCCAAAAATAATGTGGATGTAATAGTAATGAGACTATACAACATTTTTTCCTAAATTGTCCTTATGCAAGAATGGTTTGGAGGATTATCTTTTACGCCACCAAGATCAATGCGCCATATGTTCAATTCTTGGCTGTCTAATCAATCTAAAAAGATTAGGAATGTCATCTGGGTGGGGGTTGCTGCTATTTGTTGGGCGATTTGGAGATGTCgcaatgatattatttttaacaaaatcAAAGTTAACTCGATTTTGCAGGTCATCTTCAGGGGAACATATTGGTTTCGATTCTGGGCTCAGTTGCAGCGCGATGTGCGCCAAGGATGCTTTCTCCAACTTGAGCAGACATCTTGAGACAGTTGCTCTTGATTTAGTTAAAGGAGGGTGGAAGCATGTCTATCGCTTCCAATAGTTACGTGTCTTTCTAGAGTTTGGTGTGCCTTTTTTGTTTTCCAAACATTGTTTTTTTTGCTGTGTATGCCTCGTCATAGAGGCCGGATTGActatcctttatctaaaaaaaactaCCATTTCTAGATATTACAACCATTAACCTAACGTATACCGCTTGACTGCTAGTAGTTTTATCCATCATATTAGAAAAGTTTTGTATTTATGCTTATCCTAGAGTTTTCAAAGAAACTGCTATTAGATCGGATCTTTACAGTTCCTCTTCGAAACTGCGCACGACACCGTGCAATCACCTCTTGGAAACACTGAATGACTCGCTACAAAAACTTGGTTGCTATCCAATAACCATACATTATCTAGCTTGTTTCTACCGTGACAGCCAAGTCACAAGTAAACAAGCACTATCTTATCACTAAAAAAACTACTACTAGGATAAATTAAAGAACAGACAAGGCGTTGACGGCAAGGCCAAGAGGATAGAGCCTAGGTGCACCTGCACTCTGCATCATTCTCCACCGGATCGACCACCACGACGACagtgtcaacaaaaaaaaaagtccgcACGTGAGCTCGCCTCTAGGTGAGGTCAAGCTTGTATTTTTAATGCCTTCGCCGGCACGTGCGGCGAGCCGGCAGTGGTGCAGTGCAGCCGCTGGGTACTATCCTGCGACCTGCGGCGGTCTCGGTCGACAGGACACCATGGCCAACAGGTCGCCTGCTTGCTTCGGTTCTCTGAACCTGACGGCGTCACGTCGCCGTCGAACCGGGTCGAGAGGGCGCCTACTTTTTGCCGCGGTGACGTCAGCGACGACGTCATTTCGCCGCT
This portion of the Panicum virgatum strain AP13 chromosome 2N, P.virgatum_v5, whole genome shotgun sequence genome encodes:
- the LOC120659751 gene encoding NAC domain-containing protein 67-like; this translates as MVTAAAATQRRDAEAELNLPPGFRFHPTDEELVAHYLCARAAGRSAPVPIIAEVDLYRFDPWELPERALFGRREWYFFTPRDRKYPNGSRPNRAAGTGYWKATGADKPVQHGGRTLGIKKALVFYHGKPSRGIKTEWIMHEYRLADAGGKKPGNGSLRLDDWVLCRLYNKKNEWEKMQQQKEKAMESEASLSHSHSDTRTPESEIDDDTFPGLGSLPEFDDMGPAPAGAVLPKEEVQDFGNLGGDDWLAGINLDYLQVPGDADFFNNMPLF